One Tautonia marina DNA window includes the following coding sequences:
- a CDS encoding alpha/beta hydrolase, with the protein MRPAAHRTGPAGGRLDPIGRAFPIAPPRSEGEDRSGLSAGLRLAISDTIDLPELMPRRQGPDRGENPAMKSDRRSPIERMARIAMLLGVAHLTLAGALPAQDTKQDQEQEAPPAARPRGVPQIRGGQGDNPQADAEEAPPGGLRLPPENPPGEIAAGPAADPLGPAAMPADAARPPVARPADPNMPIVPQWPFRYELTIASFDGAPLAVRYYPSQLGSTAPVVLLVHDLGPGRSSQDFDAAVADLENQGIATHLQQLDYAVLAVDLRGHGQSPARSRGSVGNPLLRWIGDLQAAYRFLLDRHNRRELNLAKFAVVALGDGANLAAHWATAPGGAVSIEGRTSDLAAMVLISPRPTLNDRPIEPAVTALAPRLPILLQAGAGDAERSALADALRPTIERQRLSRVTLTETRLPATNLLRFAPEATTPLIEFLDTTVKVRADEWEPRYNLDPVVYTNVRVTNLNDEAEAEAQPAAAPRPPQPPAEANEADGPGRSS; encoded by the coding sequence ATGCGCCCTGCCGCGCATCGAACCGGCCCGGCCGGCGGTCGGCTCGACCCGATCGGCCGGGCCTTCCCGATCGCTCCGCCCCGATCCGAAGGGGAGGATCGGTCGGGGCTCTCGGCTGGATTGCGCCTGGCGATCAGCGATACGATAGACTTGCCTGAGCTGATGCCCCGCCGCCAAGGCCCCGACCGAGGAGAGAACCCCGCGATGAAAAGCGATCGACGATCCCCGATCGAACGGATGGCCCGCATCGCCATGCTGCTCGGCGTCGCGCATCTGACCCTCGCAGGCGCCTTGCCAGCGCAGGACACGAAACAGGACCAGGAGCAAGAGGCCCCGCCCGCCGCTCGACCCCGAGGGGTTCCTCAGATCAGGGGAGGCCAGGGCGACAATCCCCAGGCCGACGCGGAAGAGGCCCCGCCGGGAGGGCTGCGATTGCCTCCCGAGAACCCGCCGGGGGAGATCGCCGCGGGGCCGGCCGCCGACCCGCTCGGCCCGGCCGCCATGCCGGCCGACGCGGCCCGCCCGCCCGTGGCCCGGCCGGCCGACCCGAACATGCCGATCGTCCCCCAGTGGCCGTTTCGCTACGAGCTGACGATCGCCAGCTTCGACGGCGCTCCGCTGGCCGTGCGGTACTACCCGTCGCAGCTCGGCTCGACCGCGCCGGTGGTCTTGCTCGTGCACGACCTCGGCCCCGGCCGATCGAGCCAGGACTTCGACGCCGCGGTCGCCGATCTGGAGAACCAGGGGATCGCCACCCATCTGCAGCAGCTCGACTACGCCGTGCTTGCCGTCGATCTCCGCGGCCACGGGCAGAGCCCGGCGCGGTCGAGAGGAAGCGTCGGCAACCCCTTGCTGCGGTGGATCGGAGACCTGCAGGCGGCCTACCGGTTCCTGCTCGATCGGCACAACCGGCGCGAGCTGAACCTGGCAAAGTTCGCCGTCGTGGCGCTGGGAGATGGGGCCAATCTGGCGGCTCATTGGGCGACGGCTCCGGGGGGGGCGGTCTCGATCGAAGGGCGGACGAGCGACCTGGCCGCGATGGTCCTGATCTCCCCCCGCCCAACGCTCAACGATCGGCCCATTGAACCGGCCGTCACCGCCCTCGCCCCCCGATTGCCGATCTTGCTGCAAGCCGGGGCCGGAGACGCCGAACGCTCGGCCCTGGCCGATGCCCTGCGACCGACCATCGAACGCCAGCGCCTGAGCCGGGTGACGTTGACCGAAACCCGATTGCCCGCCACGAATCTCCTCCGCTTCGCCCCCGAAGCCACCACCCCGCTGATCGAGTTCCTCGACACCACCGTCAAGGTCCGCGCCGATGAGTGGGAACCGCGGTACAACCTCGACCCGGTCGTCTACACCAACGTCCGCGTGACCAACCTCAACGACGAGGCCGAGGCCGAAGCCCAGCCCGCCGCCGCCCCCCGTCCCCCTCAACCTCCGGCCGAGGCGAATGAGGCCGACGGCCCCGGCCGCTCCTCCTGA
- a CDS encoding Yip1 family protein yields MASYDEDEDLQNPYRAPIGRHDEIRTPQEVPGLGPDPNPWKTIWRRPRATIRYLVATDPTRNVMLLAALSGINSSLSRAVERNAGDLMPLVAILGIAVLLGPIGGIIWLYLGSALLRWVSGWFGGRGESEHIRTAMA; encoded by the coding sequence ATGGCCAGTTACGACGAAGATGAGGATCTGCAGAACCCCTATCGTGCGCCGATCGGGCGGCATGACGAGATCCGCACCCCTCAGGAGGTGCCGGGGCTCGGGCCCGACCCGAATCCGTGGAAGACCATCTGGCGACGCCCTCGGGCGACCATTCGCTACCTCGTCGCGACCGACCCGACCCGCAACGTCATGCTCCTGGCGGCGCTCAGTGGCATCAACAGTTCGCTGAGCCGGGCCGTCGAGCGCAACGCCGGAGACCTGATGCCGCTGGTCGCCATCCTCGGCATCGCGGTGCTGCTCGGTCCGATCGGCGGCATCATCTGGCTGTACCTCGGCAGCGCCTTGCTCCGGTGGGTTTCCGGCTGGTTCGGCGGTCGGGGGGAGAGCGAACACATCCGCACGGCCATGGCCTAG
- a CDS encoding DUF6702 family protein, giving the protein MSTPALAMVVMMALASASASGSVAAHPFHVTIAEVEFNAEAGTLEMAIRIYNPGDLEQALSLREGERVNLEQTEKVDEMILDYLRDCLVITPPDGEAAELAWVGKEVSVKTTWLYVEARLPDGPEGASFTNRLLFEIEADQVNTMVFGRARDRVSLRFTRDDPTHRFQRPGASSSPRKP; this is encoded by the coding sequence ATGAGCACCCCGGCACTGGCGATGGTCGTGATGATGGCGCTGGCCTCGGCCTCGGCTTCGGGATCGGTCGCGGCCCATCCGTTCCATGTGACGATCGCCGAGGTCGAGTTCAACGCCGAGGCCGGCACGCTGGAGATGGCGATCCGGATCTATAACCCCGGCGACCTGGAACAGGCCCTCAGCCTCCGCGAAGGAGAGCGGGTGAACCTGGAGCAGACCGAGAAGGTCGACGAGATGATCCTCGACTACCTCCGCGACTGCCTGGTCATCACCCCTCCCGACGGCGAAGCGGCCGAGCTGGCATGGGTGGGCAAGGAGGTGAGTGTCAAGACCACCTGGCTGTATGTCGAGGCCCGCTTGCCCGACGGTCCCGAGGGGGCCAGCTTTACGAACCGGTTGCTCTTTGAGATCGAAGCCGACCAGGTCAACACCATGGTTTTCGGCCGGGCGAGAGATCGCGTCTCGCTTCGGTTTACCCGAGACGATCCGACCCATCGGTTCCAGCGGCCCGGCGCCTCGTCCTCGCCCCGGAAACCATGA
- a CDS encoding N-6 DNA methylase, translating to MAIAMALGAREVAGWSSEEEHFTANLPTVPPSLRDRIQEQILAGFDPLGEAFCRLRPPVERRKTGAIFTPQPITTAMVDWAEQFATPERVIDPGIGSARFALAAGRRFRDATILGIEVDPLSAVIARANLSVAGFAHRSKVILGDFRSVPISSINGKTLYIGNPPYVRHHLIGSQWKRWLIEEASRLTLSASQLAGLHVHFFLATVAKAAPGDFGAFITAAEWLDVNYGSLVRDLFIGPLGGQRIVVIEPTALPFPDAATTAAITTFKIGSQPKQIRMKRVELLDDLQLSGDERVVRRERLETEVRWSHLTRRVRRGPAGYVELGEVFRVHRGQVTGANKVWIEGPLSKGLPSSVLFPSITKARELFLAGKVLEDASILRRVIDLPVDLDVFDTPVRREIDRFLDRAKKLGAHQTYIATNRRAWWSVGLRQPAPILATYMARRPPAFVRNRAEARHINIAHGLYPREILSDCILQNLVDYLSGAVNTNEGRTYAGGLTKFEPREMERLLVPGLDILSQGAT from the coding sequence TTGGCCATTGCAATGGCTCTTGGGGCTCGGGAAGTCGCAGGCTGGTCTTCTGAGGAAGAGCACTTCACGGCCAATCTACCGACTGTTCCACCTTCACTTCGGGATCGAATCCAGGAACAAATACTCGCCGGTTTCGATCCGCTCGGAGAAGCGTTCTGCAGGCTCCGCCCACCTGTAGAACGCCGGAAAACTGGTGCCATTTTCACTCCTCAGCCAATTACCACGGCTATGGTTGATTGGGCAGAGCAGTTTGCAACTCCTGAACGTGTCATTGATCCCGGCATCGGATCCGCCCGTTTTGCCCTTGCCGCTGGGAGAAGATTCCGTGATGCAACGATTCTTGGTATCGAGGTGGATCCCCTGTCCGCCGTCATCGCTAGGGCGAATCTGTCAGTGGCGGGGTTCGCCCACCGATCAAAGGTCATCCTAGGTGACTTTCGCAGTGTCCCAATTTCGTCGATTAACGGCAAGACACTGTATATTGGCAACCCACCATATGTTCGCCACCACCTAATTGGCTCCCAATGGAAGCGATGGCTTATCGAGGAAGCGTCCCGCTTAACTCTCTCAGCGAGTCAGCTTGCTGGGCTGCATGTTCACTTCTTCCTCGCAACGGTTGCGAAAGCAGCACCAGGCGATTTTGGCGCGTTTATTACCGCAGCGGAGTGGCTCGATGTCAACTATGGCAGTCTCGTTCGCGACCTATTCATCGGCCCCCTCGGCGGGCAACGGATCGTCGTTATCGAGCCGACTGCTCTGCCTTTCCCTGATGCCGCCACGACGGCGGCTATCACCACCTTTAAGATCGGGAGCCAACCGAAGCAGATTCGCATGAAACGAGTCGAGTTGCTGGACGATCTGCAACTCAGCGGCGACGAGCGCGTGGTTCGGCGAGAGCGGCTAGAGACCGAGGTCCGCTGGTCGCACCTCACTCGCCGAGTCCGTAGGGGTCCGGCAGGATACGTCGAACTAGGCGAGGTCTTCCGCGTTCATCGTGGCCAGGTTACCGGCGCAAACAAAGTCTGGATCGAGGGTCCGTTAAGTAAGGGTCTTCCATCGTCGGTCCTCTTTCCATCCATTACTAAGGCACGCGAGCTCTTTCTTGCAGGAAAAGTGCTGGAAGATGCTTCGATATTGCGACGAGTTATAGACCTACCCGTGGATCTAGATGTCTTTGATACGCCAGTGCGACGAGAGATTGATCGTTTCCTCGACCGTGCAAAAAAACTCGGCGCGCATCAGACATACATTGCGACCAATCGCCGCGCATGGTGGTCGGTAGGGCTGAGACAGCCTGCCCCGATACTCGCTACGTATATGGCCCGCCGACCCCCTGCGTTCGTGCGGAACCGTGCAGAGGCACGGCACATCAATATCGCGCATGGTCTCTACCCAAGAGAAATTCTGAGTGACTGCATTCTGCAAAACCTTGTAGATTACCTGTCAGGCGCCGTAAACACGAATGAGGGACGCACTTACGCAGGTGGACTAACGAAATTCGAGCCCCGGGAAATGGAACGTCTTCTTGTTCCCGGTCTGGATATTCTCTCGCAAGGTGCGACATGA
- a CDS encoding DUF6939 family protein yields MELIVAVESRRKKLATVEAQWPGAVIIDVTSKGVEPWVRFSPFYPHGGIPIPNSGSQTAQSVEGLWQGLKVFEREDIDPGKWAITRMSGIKRGGARRGAVLGHRFGVEGDTLLDYLSARLRIYLPAYRWVLEHRLAAEVEQLRRLAADRPLVLLDYETNADVEDLSRPLSHAALIKDHLQGCWPAPRTAEP; encoded by the coding sequence TTGGAATTGATCGTCGCCGTCGAGAGCCGCCGCAAGAAGCTCGCAACCGTCGAGGCTCAATGGCCCGGGGCTGTCATCATCGACGTGACCTCCAAGGGGGTCGAACCCTGGGTCCGGTTCAGCCCCTTCTATCCACATGGCGGCATCCCGATCCCGAACTCCGGGTCCCAGACGGCCCAGTCGGTCGAAGGATTGTGGCAGGGGTTGAAGGTCTTCGAGCGAGAGGACATCGACCCCGGCAAGTGGGCCATCACCCGCATGTCAGGAATCAAGCGCGGGGGCGCCAGGCGAGGAGCGGTGCTCGGCCACCGCTTCGGCGTCGAGGGCGACACGCTCCTCGACTACCTCAGCGCTCGCCTGCGCATTTATTTGCCAGCCTACCGATGGGTGCTTGAGCACCGCCTGGCGGCCGAGGTCGAACAGTTGAGGCGGCTCGCCGCCGATCGCCCCTTGGTGCTCCTCGACTACGAAACCAACGCGGATGTCGAGGACCTCTCCCGCCCTCTCTCGCATGCCGCCCTGATCAAGGACCATCTCCAGGGGTGCTGGCCCGCCCCCCGGACCGCGGAGCCCTGA
- a CDS encoding GntP family permease: MEIHPLIILAIGIATVVGMILVLRLNAFLALITAAILVSLMAPGPIAEKISRVALAFGASAGTIGIVIALAAIIGTCLMESGAADRIVRFFLRVLGEKRASTALMGSGFVLAVPVFFDTVFYLLVPLGRSLFRRTGTNYLKYVLAIACGGAITHTLVPPTPGPLLMAANLGIDLGVMILIGIAVALPAAMAGLAFGGWADRRMPVPMRPIGGITEPKPPRDELLPPLGLAILPVALPVLLITLNTVLKTMADTEHAARIVAEDVADPAGFLGPLGAEDLPPDSPLALLNTLLTDAELDRNTPSAETIALVLNEAVINQRGAEKALSPTNLSRLSEAEVERANRLILEELYPETVLRRHEWETPLRRASNVASLVGDANFALLLSATVSMLLLVRQQRHGREEIAKLVEQSLMSAGVIILITAAGGAFGAMLQQAQIGAVLEDAFGSGDAPDAAKRSGLILLFVGFGVSAVLKVAQGSSTVAMITASGIIAALIPTGGGAVLGYHPAYLATAIGSGSLIGSWMNDSGFWVFAKMSGLTEAEALKSWTPLLLVLGTVGLIVSLVLAVVLPLTGLA, translated from the coding sequence ATGGAGATTCACCCGTTGATCATTCTGGCCATCGGCATTGCGACGGTCGTGGGAATGATCCTCGTCTTGCGGCTCAATGCCTTCCTGGCCCTCATCACCGCGGCCATCCTGGTCAGCCTGATGGCTCCGGGACCAATCGCCGAGAAGATCAGCCGGGTTGCCCTGGCCTTCGGCGCATCGGCCGGAACCATCGGCATCGTCATCGCCCTGGCGGCGATCATCGGCACCTGCCTGATGGAAAGCGGCGCGGCCGATCGGATCGTCCGCTTCTTCCTCCGCGTCCTGGGAGAGAAGCGGGCCTCGACCGCCCTGATGGGCAGCGGGTTCGTCCTGGCCGTGCCGGTCTTCTTCGACACGGTCTTCTACCTGCTCGTCCCCCTCGGCCGATCCCTCTTTCGGCGAACGGGAACGAACTATCTCAAATATGTTCTTGCCATTGCGTGCGGTGGAGCGATCACGCATACGCTCGTGCCGCCGACGCCGGGGCCGCTGTTGATGGCGGCGAACCTGGGAATCGATCTGGGGGTGATGATCCTCATCGGCATTGCCGTGGCCCTGCCGGCGGCGATGGCCGGCCTGGCGTTCGGCGGCTGGGCCGACCGGCGCATGCCCGTGCCCATGCGGCCGATCGGCGGGATCACCGAGCCGAAACCGCCGCGAGACGAGCTGCTGCCGCCGCTCGGTCTGGCCATCTTGCCGGTGGCTCTGCCGGTCTTGCTCATTACCCTGAACACCGTCTTGAAGACGATGGCCGATACCGAGCACGCCGCCCGGATCGTCGCCGAAGACGTGGCCGATCCCGCCGGCTTCCTCGGGCCGTTGGGGGCCGAAGACCTCCCGCCCGACTCCCCCCTGGCCTTGCTCAACACCCTCCTGACCGACGCCGAGCTAGACCGCAACACCCCCTCGGCCGAAACGATCGCCCTGGTCTTAAATGAAGCTGTCATCAATCAACGTGGAGCGGAGAAGGCCCTGAGCCCCACGAACCTTTCCCGGCTGTCCGAGGCCGAGGTGGAACGGGCCAATCGCCTGATCCTGGAGGAACTTTACCCCGAGACGGTCCTGCGACGGCACGAGTGGGAGACGCCGCTGCGGCGGGCCTCGAACGTGGCGTCGTTGGTGGGGGACGCCAACTTTGCTCTGTTGCTCTCGGCCACGGTGAGCATGCTGCTGCTGGTCCGGCAGCAGCGGCACGGACGCGAGGAGATCGCGAAACTGGTCGAACAATCGCTCATGAGCGCAGGTGTGATTATCTTGATCACGGCGGCGGGCGGCGCCTTCGGGGCGATGCTCCAGCAGGCTCAGATCGGCGCGGTCCTGGAAGATGCGTTCGGCTCGGGGGATGCTCCGGATGCGGCGAAGCGATCGGGCCTGATCCTGCTGTTCGTCGGCTTCGGGGTCTCGGCGGTCCTGAAGGTGGCGCAGGGGTCGAGCACCGTGGCGATGATCACCGCCTCGGGGATCATCGCGGCCCTGATCCCGACCGGAGGCGGGGCGGTGCTCGGGTATCACCCGGCCTATCTGGCCACGGCGATCGGCAGCGGATCGTTGATCGGTTCGTGGATGAACGACAGCGGCTTCTGGGTCTTCGCCAAGATGAGCGGGCTGACCGAGGCCGAGGCGCTCAAGAGCTGGACCCCCCTGCTCCTGGTGCTTGGCACGGTCGGCCTGATCGTCAGCCTGGTGCTGGCCGTCGTCTTGCCGCTGACGGGCCTGGCCTGA
- a CDS encoding GntP family permease: MHPVATLGLAIALVLFGILALRLHAFLALLLAAFVVATLTPAETLRSIPEARLAAGDWTAKRADAFASSTPAARVAEGFGDTAASIGILIAMAAIIGKCLLDSGAADRVVRSAVNLVGQARASLAFLGSGFVLAIPVFFDTVFYLIMPLGKAMWLRSRRDYLLYVLSIVAGATMAHSLVPPTPGPLLVAGELGVDLVTMGVAGMVVGSIAALGGYAFARILNRRMDIPLRESADLSIEDLEAVIRKPDSELPPLWLALTPIVLPFLLIASDVTLSTYLERLDGAEPLGWVAAVTPLVRTIGDKNVALTIAAGVAMSMLIARPGVDRKSLAEAVRSALAGGGVIILITSSGGAFGAAIRQGGVAQSIEAMAGGSSAAFVLPVAFLVTALVRSAQGSATVAMITAVGVLAPLAESGALGCHPVYLAMAIGCGSKPVAWMADSGFWVILQMSGLTEAEGLKTVTPMTGIMGLVGLGATMLGAWLWPML, from the coding sequence ATGCACCCTGTCGCGACCCTTGGCCTGGCCATCGCCCTGGTCCTGTTCGGCATCCTGGCCCTGCGCCTGCACGCCTTCCTGGCCCTGCTGCTGGCGGCGTTCGTCGTGGCGACCTTGACGCCGGCCGAGACGCTCCGGTCGATCCCCGAGGCGAGGCTCGCCGCCGGGGACTGGACCGCCAAGCGGGCCGACGCCTTCGCCTCGTCGACCCCGGCGGCCCGCGTGGCCGAGGGGTTCGGTGACACGGCCGCGAGCATCGGCATCCTGATCGCGATGGCGGCGATCATCGGCAAGTGCCTGCTCGACAGCGGCGCCGCCGATCGCGTGGTCCGGTCGGCCGTCAACCTGGTGGGACAGGCTCGGGCCTCGCTGGCGTTCCTGGGCAGCGGGTTCGTGCTGGCGATCCCGGTCTTCTTCGACACGGTCTTTTACTTGATCATGCCTTTGGGCAAGGCGATGTGGCTACGGAGCCGCCGCGATTACCTGCTCTATGTGCTCTCGATCGTGGCCGGGGCGACGATGGCCCACTCCCTCGTCCCGCCGACGCCGGGGCCGTTGCTCGTGGCCGGGGAACTCGGCGTGGACCTGGTGACGATGGGAGTCGCCGGCATGGTGGTTGGGTCGATCGCGGCGCTGGGAGGGTACGCCTTCGCCCGGATCTTGAATCGCCGGATGGACATCCCCTTGCGCGAGTCGGCCGACCTGTCGATCGAGGATCTCGAAGCCGTGATCCGCAAGCCTGACTCCGAGCTGCCGCCGCTCTGGCTGGCCCTGACGCCGATCGTCCTCCCTTTCCTGCTGATCGCCTCGGACGTGACGCTCAGCACGTATCTGGAGCGGCTCGACGGGGCCGAGCCGCTCGGATGGGTGGCGGCCGTGACCCCCCTGGTGCGAACGATTGGGGACAAGAACGTGGCGCTGACGATCGCCGCCGGAGTGGCCATGAGCATGCTGATCGCCCGCCCGGGGGTCGATCGGAAGTCCCTGGCCGAGGCCGTGCGGAGTGCCCTGGCCGGGGGCGGGGTGATCATCCTCATCACCTCGTCGGGCGGTGCCTTCGGCGCGGCGATCCGGCAAGGCGGGGTCGCTCAGTCGATCGAGGCGATGGCGGGGGGCAGCTCGGCCGCCTTTGTCTTGCCGGTCGCCTTCCTGGTGACGGCCCTGGTCCGATCGGCCCAGGGATCGGCCACGGTGGCGATGATCACGGCCGTCGGCGTGCTCGCCCCCCTGGCCGAATCGGGGGCGCTCGGCTGCCACCCCGTCTACCTCGCCATGGCGATCGGCTGCGGCTCGAAGCCCGTCGCCTGGATGGCCGACAGCGGCTTCTGGGTCATCCTCCAGATGTCCGGCCTGACCGAGGCCGAAGGCCTGAAGACCGTCACGCCCATGACCGGCATCATGGGCCTCGTCGGCCTGGGGGCGACCATGCTCGGCGCCTGGCTCTGGCCGATGCTCTGA
- a CDS encoding gamma-glutamyltransferase, whose protein sequence is MPGSTRAVIAADSPTTAEAGARIAEEGGNAADIAVGAALVATMTEALMCSLSGSGFAMVATKGKAAELIDGAHTVPGLDPTCRRSGEELDVVDYLLPYGSGIAIKIGRGTVAVPGVPAMLETLWKRHGRLPWAELVAPSIELARSGWPASKTMSDYLARVGPGSYVRQEECLRTYFPDGRNPAAPGSPFRLPGMARTMEAIAREGARSVYEGDIAEAIVREMQDYGGLIARKDLQSYRAEVRRPLMLRSRGWTLDLNPPPSIGGAALGVLIGWLDRAWPSETSHGERALVIARAQRTLLELRADVIESGDFDEAMARSLLEETGLLPWLPRLSSPGTTQLSVATGDGSLVSIAMSNGYDAGINIPGTGITCNNALGEPELNPGGFLALAPGARIVSNMAPTVALADDGRRLAFGTPGASRITTALAQTWAWMAFEGLEPGDAVAAPRLHVEPSAEGGRPIARSEPGFDTSLLEPFFEVRAFDHPDMYFGGVKLVMAGADGSLMGRADLRREGAVREVG, encoded by the coding sequence ATGCCAGGATCGACACGAGCGGTGATTGCGGCGGATTCGCCCACGACGGCGGAGGCGGGGGCGAGGATCGCCGAGGAGGGGGGGAACGCCGCCGATATTGCCGTGGGGGCGGCTCTGGTGGCGACGATGACCGAGGCGTTGATGTGTTCGCTCAGCGGCTCGGGGTTCGCGATGGTGGCGACGAAGGGGAAAGCGGCCGAGCTGATCGACGGGGCGCACACGGTGCCGGGGCTCGATCCGACGTGCAGGAGGTCGGGCGAGGAGCTGGACGTGGTCGATTACCTGCTGCCGTACGGGAGCGGGATTGCGATCAAGATCGGCCGGGGGACGGTGGCGGTGCCGGGCGTGCCGGCGATGCTGGAGACGCTCTGGAAGCGGCACGGAAGGTTGCCGTGGGCCGAGCTGGTGGCGCCGAGCATCGAGCTGGCACGGTCGGGATGGCCGGCGAGCAAGACGATGAGCGACTACCTGGCGAGGGTCGGGCCGGGGTCGTATGTGAGGCAAGAGGAGTGTTTGCGGACCTACTTCCCGGACGGTCGGAACCCGGCGGCGCCGGGGAGTCCGTTCCGATTGCCGGGGATGGCCAGGACGATGGAGGCGATCGCCCGGGAAGGGGCGCGGTCGGTGTATGAGGGGGACATTGCCGAGGCGATCGTACGGGAGATGCAGGACTACGGGGGCCTGATCGCGCGAAAGGACCTGCAATCGTACCGCGCGGAGGTGAGGCGGCCGTTGATGCTGCGGTCGCGCGGGTGGACGCTGGACCTGAACCCGCCGCCGAGCATCGGGGGGGCGGCGCTGGGGGTCTTGATCGGCTGGCTCGATCGGGCCTGGCCAAGCGAGACGTCGCACGGCGAGCGGGCGTTGGTGATCGCCAGGGCGCAGCGGACGTTGCTGGAATTGCGCGCGGATGTGATCGAATCGGGTGATTTTGATGAGGCGATGGCGCGGTCGCTGCTGGAGGAGACGGGGCTCTTGCCGTGGCTTCCGAGGCTTTCCAGCCCCGGCACGACGCAACTGAGCGTGGCGACGGGAGACGGCAGTCTTGTCTCGATCGCGATGAGCAACGGCTACGACGCGGGGATCAACATTCCGGGGACGGGGATCACCTGTAATAACGCGTTGGGAGAGCCGGAGCTGAATCCGGGGGGATTTTTGGCCCTGGCGCCGGGAGCGCGGATCGTCTCGAACATGGCGCCGACGGTGGCGCTGGCCGACGACGGCAGGAGGCTGGCGTTTGGGACGCCGGGGGCGTCTCGAATCACGACGGCCCTGGCGCAGACGTGGGCGTGGATGGCGTTCGAGGGGCTGGAACCGGGGGATGCGGTGGCGGCGCCTCGGTTGCACGTTGAACCGTCGGCCGAGGGTGGGCGGCCGATCGCCCGAAGCGAGCCGGGATTCGACACGTCGTTGCTCGAACCGTTCTTCGAGGTGCGCGCGTTTGATCACCCGGACATGTATTTCGGCGGGGTGAAGCTGGTGATGGCCGGGGCCGACGGGTCACTGATGGGTCGGGCTGATTTGAGGCGCGAGGGGGCGGTGCGGGAGGTGGGGTGA
- a CDS encoding XamI family restriction endonuclease, with protein MIDPPRWTTEEFERDRQIAISIFRRERLREPLEAYLEVFDEYQGFFEDLLEQTVDLTQLRENGLQVLTDKKLHEAFRYLAGPPISTDDLKTVAETTSLSKKGLQQDPELVNRVVELILIALDRRRFPWVADDREATEAERGAAVLASAALIATQRLGTARRHEGKSAQEQRVEDAMLGVGFKKVPTRAIPTLPLAPGLGEFCGESELGTRKADFVIRLWDHRVMPLECKVSNSALNSVKRLNNDAAVKAEVWRKDFGETQVVSTAVISGVYKLQKLEEAQRRGLTIFWAHSLNAMLDWIEKTRP; from the coding sequence ATGATCGATCCGCCCCGGTGGACCACCGAGGAATTTGAGAGAGATCGGCAGATAGCCATCTCAATCTTCCGACGTGAGCGACTACGGGAGCCGTTGGAAGCATACCTCGAAGTCTTTGATGAATATCAAGGATTCTTTGAGGACCTTCTCGAACAGACCGTAGATCTTACACAGCTACGCGAAAACGGGCTTCAGGTTCTCACTGACAAGAAGCTTCACGAGGCATTCCGCTACCTCGCCGGCCCTCCCATATCAACTGATGACCTCAAGACGGTCGCCGAGACAACGTCGCTGAGCAAGAAAGGCCTCCAACAGGATCCGGAGTTAGTTAACCGTGTAGTGGAACTCATCCTCATTGCCCTCGATCGAAGGCGGTTTCCGTGGGTAGCGGATGATCGCGAGGCTACGGAAGCTGAACGAGGTGCGGCAGTATTGGCATCTGCGGCTCTCATAGCGACGCAGCGGCTCGGGACCGCGCGTCGGCACGAAGGGAAAAGCGCACAGGAGCAGCGAGTAGAAGATGCCATGCTGGGTGTTGGTTTCAAGAAGGTACCGACGCGGGCAATCCCCACGCTGCCGCTTGCGCCGGGGCTCGGCGAGTTCTGTGGCGAAAGCGAACTCGGCACACGGAAGGCGGATTTCGTAATTCGTCTATGGGACCATCGCGTCATGCCGCTCGAATGCAAGGTATCCAACTCCGCGCTCAACTCCGTCAAGCGTCTCAACAATGATGCTGCCGTGAAAGCAGAGGTATGGCGTAAAGACTTTGGTGAAACGCAGGTCGTGTCCACCGCAGTCATCAGCGGCGTCTACAAGCTTCAGAAACTAGAAGAAGCGCAGCGACGTGGCCTCACAATCTTCTGGGCCCACAGTCTTAATGCCATGCTTGATTGGATTGAGAAAACTAGACCTTAG